Proteins from a genomic interval of Watersipora subatra chromosome 10, tzWatSuba1.1, whole genome shotgun sequence:
- the LOC137406881 gene encoding uncharacterized protein → MAAVEEMGLREIVTRARAIISSNSDNSELKKPETDCLTIEDTDFKAVFDGTKWTVVWKWKSHEPELKNQCAEYGINTDYKEQYSCEIEQRISNGWLELHGVKIHGNVSGIIPLMAVFQSNKGRKVRPVMDYSRELNQHVNSNPGNDVAICQEKLRQWRTLGDNVCMLDLKKAYLQLHVDSSLQRFQAVRFNGQLYVMTRLGSGLNVAPKIMSPILAKVLSMHEKIAKGTDQYIDDIVVNEDVVSALKVKNHLQKYGLLSKEPESLSSARVLGLRVEASNSGTLKWSRDFELPEVHSTVTNRELYSICGKYIGHYPVAMWLRVACSYLKREINAYGWDDEVLSNVKKKIEEIDNSMHRHDPVTGQWKVPASENDKVWCDASSLAIGACVEIDNRIVEDANSATVFGWVKFVLQDCKRPKLSGLSEILVKRRLNLLNDLISEYQLVLQITVIKSEDNKADELTRVPHKLLQKRVCAVNLTISGSIEGKLHDLHEAHHLGADRTWYLATERWGPTVKKKDIEKVVKHCHVCKRVDPAPAHWETGQVEAESDWYRLATDVTHYQGIPYLTVIDCRPSSCAYRASGNGVIERNHRTIKRMLARSGGTVNDMLYWYNNDPNADGVVPFQRLFNYNPQKQETTRISAERDISLNPYKMGDQVYVKPSNAKCTSVWKTGKVTSLVSNTAVKVDDMARHIGDIRFCWRVDKQPATLDCELHIANTNESTEGLTNVETPPVTKDSHNNHSTAANNATRPARARKPPDFYVAGFN, encoded by the exons ATGGCTGCCGTAGAGGAGATGGGGTTAAGGGAAATTGTAACTAGAGCTCGAGCAATTATTTCTTCAAATTCAG ATAACTCCGAGTTAAAAAAGCCTGAGACAGACTGTTTGACTATCGAAGATACTGACTTTAAAGCTGTATTTGATGGAACTAAGTGGACGGtagtatggaaatggaaaagccACGAACCAGAGTTGAAAAATCAATGCGCTGAGTATGGTATAAACACAGACTATAAAGAACAATACAGCTGTGAGATTGAGCAGCGGATCTCTAATGGCTGGCTAGAGCTACATGGTGTGAAGATTCATGGCAACGTAAGTGGCATAATTCCACTGATGGCAGTCTTTCAGTCAAACAAAGGTAGAAAGGTGAGACCAGTGATGGACTATAGCAGGGAGTTAAACCAGCATGTGAACAGCAATCCTGGAAATGACGTAGCTATATGTCAAGAAAAACTGAGGCAGTGGAGAACATTAGGGGACAATGTGTGTATGTTAGATCTGAAAAAGGCATACCTACAACTTCATGTGGACAGTTCACTACAACGGTTTCAAGCTGTTCGATTCAATGGTCAGTTATATGTGATGACAAGGTTAGGGTCTGGCTTGAATGTGGCACCTAAGATAATGTCTCCTATCTTAGCAAAGGTTTTGTCAATGCATGAGAAGATAGCCAAAGGCACAGATCAATACATAGATGATATTGTGGTAAATGAAGATGTTGTGTCAGCGTTGAAAGTGAAGAATCATCTGCAGAAGTACGGCTTACTGTCAAAAGAACCAGAAAGTCTGTCAAGCGCACGAGTACTGGGTTTGAGAGTAGAGGCTTCTAATAGCGGTACTCTCAAGTGGAGTAGAGACTTTGAGCTGCCAGAAGTGCATTCCACTGTGACCAATCGAGAACTGTACTCAATATGTGGAAAGTATATTGGTCACTATCCAGTAGCAATGTGGTTGCGAGTAGCATGTAGCTATCTCAAAAGAGAAATTAACGCTTATGGGTGGGACGATGAGGTACTCAGTAATGTCAAGAAAAAAATAGAGGAGATTGATAACAGTATGCACCGCCATGACCCTGTAACTGGCCAATGGAAAGTACCTGCATCTGAGAATGATAAAGTGTGGTGCGATGCTAGCAGCTTGGCAATAGGAGCATGTGTAGAGATTGATAATCGGATAGTAGAGGATGCAA ACTCTGCCACAGTATTTGGATGGGTGAAATTTGTATTACAGGACTGTAAAAGACCAAAGTTGAGCGGCCTCAGTGAAATTCTGGTGAAACGACGCCTCAATCTACTAAATGATCTAATCAGTGAGTATCAGTTGGTCTTACAAATAACTGTCATAAAGTCTGAAGACAATAAAGCTGATGAACTGACTAGAGTTCCCCACAAATTGTTGCAGAAACGAGTATGTGCTGTCAATCTAACAATTTCTGGCAGTATAGAAGGGAAACTGCATGATCTACATGAAGCTCATCACCTAGGCGCTGATCGTACATGGTATCTAGCCACAGAAAGGTGGGGGCCTACTGTAAAAAAGAAAGACATTGAAAAAGTAGTGAAGCACTGTCATGTGTGCAAACGAGTCGATCCTGCACCAGCTCATTGGGAAACTGGTCAAGTAGAGGCGGAAAGTGATTGGTATCGTTTAGCAACTGATGTAACACACTACCAGGGAATCCCGTACTTGACTGTTATTGACTGTAGACCGAGCAG CTGTGCTTATAGAGCTTCTGGCAATGGAGTGATAGAACGCAATCATCGTACTATTAAACGCATGCTTGCCCGCTCCGGTGGCACTGTCAATGACATGCTATATTGGTACAACAATGATCCTAATGCCGATGGTGTTGTGCCATTTCAGagattgtttaattacaatcctcagaaacaagaaactactagaATATCGGCTGAACGGGACATTAGTTTAAACCCTTACAAAATGGGTGACCAGGTATATGTAAAACCAAGTAATGCCAAGTGCACATCAGTGTGGAAAACTGGTAAGGTAACTTCCTTGGTCTCCAACACAGCAGTTAAAGTGGATGACATGGCTCGCCATATAGGAGACATAAGATTTTGTTGGAGAGTTGATAAACAGCCAGCTACTTTAGACTGTGAGTTACACATAGCTAATACTAATGAGTCAACTGAGGGTTTAACAAACGTTGAAACTCCACCTGTAACTAAAGACAGTCACAACAATCATTCAACTGCAGCTAACAATGCCACTAGACCAGCTAGGGCTAGGAAACCCCCAGATTTTTATGTAGCTGGTTTTAATTGA